Proteins co-encoded in one Elusimicrobiota bacterium genomic window:
- the recR gene encoding recombination mediator RecR — protein MIKALNQLVETFKKLPGIGQKQAERFAFFILRNSEKDIEYFVSSIINAKKNIKTCSVCCSLCEESPCEICCDETRDRKTICVVEHYTDMQAIEKTGKYKGLYHILLGVLAPLEGVHPENLSIKFLMKRLNGLKEVLIATNPTVEGDATAVYLSQILKPHNIKITRLAKGIPSGGCLEYADEITLINALDGRKEI, from the coding sequence ATGATTAAGGCATTAAATCAACTTGTGGAAACCTTCAAGAAACTTCCCGGTATCGGACAGAAACAGGCGGAACGATTCGCCTTTTTTATATTAAGAAATTCTGAAAAAGATATAGAGTATTTTGTATCGTCAATAATCAATGCCAAAAAAAATATAAAAACTTGTTCTGTATGCTGTTCTCTGTGTGAAGAAAGTCCATGTGAAATATGTTGTGATGAAACACGAGACCGAAAGACAATCTGTGTTGTGGAGCATTATACTGATATGCAAGCCATAGAAAAAACAGGAAAATATAAAGGGCTCTATCATATTCTGTTAGGTGTTTTAGCGCCGTTAGAAGGGGTTCATCCTGAAAATTTAAGCATAAAATTTCTGATGAAACGGCTTAATGGGCTCAAAGAAGTTCTTATTGCAACTAATCCAACAGTAGAAGGCGATGCTACTGCGGTCTATCTTTCGCAAATCCTAAAACCACATAATATAAAAATTACCCGATTAGCAAAAGGCATACCGTCTGGCGGCTGCCTTGAATATGCCGATGAGATAACACTAATTAATGCGCTTGACGGCCGAAAAGAAATATAA